One window from the genome of Paramisgurnus dabryanus chromosome 20, PD_genome_1.1, whole genome shotgun sequence encodes:
- the rnaset2 gene encoding ribonuclease T2, producing MRSTAAVVILCAGYFLLSGAFSHPPREWTRLILTQQWPKTFCSMEHCKTDISYWTLHGLWPNSGNMCNNSWHFNASLIEDLLPEMEKYWPDLLKPSSPEFWGYEWKKHGTCAAKAESLNSQHKYFSKALELYHKFDLNSVLKDKNIVPSDDYYKMDDIETVITDFYGVKTKIQCVHTKGGQFQTLGQIEICVDRDFQLVGCERSNEETLSNEILPLAVGGYAELSVCDHSTPVYYPPLVTGSQRW from the exons ATGAGATCCACTGCAGCTGTTGTGATACTTTGTGCTGGATATTTTCTGCTGTCAGGAGCCTTTTCTCATCCTCC GAGAGAATGGACCAGACTCATCCTGACTCAACAGTGGCCAAAGACGTTTTGCAGT atgGAACATTGCAAAACAGATATCAGCTACTGGACCCTGCATGGGTTATG gcCCAACTCTGGAAACATGTGCAATAACTCCTGGCATTTTAATGCCAGTTTAATCGAg GACCTACTGCCTGAAATGGAGAAATACTGGCCAGATTTACTGAAACCTTCTTCCCCAGAATTTTG GGGATATGAATGGAAGAAGCATGGAACATGTGCAGCCAAAGCAGAGTCACTGAACAGTCAACATAAATACTTCAGCAAAGCTCTCGAGCTTTACCACAAGTTTGACCTCAACAG tGTTTTAAAGGACAAAAATATTGTGCCATCTGATGACTACTACAAA ATGGATGATATAGAAACAGTCATTACCGATTTCTATGGAGTAAAGACGAAGATTCAGTGTGTCCACACAAAG gGAGGACAGTTTCAGACTTTGGGCCAGATAGAGATCTGTGTTGACAGAGACTTTCAACTGGTGGGTTGTGAAAGGTCAAATGAAGAAACATTGAGCAATGAGATCCTCCCATTGGCTGTTGGAGGTTATGCAGAGCTCAGTGTTTGCGATCACTCCACGCCAGTCTATTACCCTCCACTAGTGACCGGATCACAGAGGTGGTAA